In the Bacillota bacterium genome, one interval contains:
- a CDS encoding methylglyoxal synthase, whose translation MEKKQIALIAHDKCKEEMVEWCREHYDLLSAHSLFATGTTGNKVSKETGLAVTALKSGPLGGDLQIGARIVDGAIDMLVFFWDPLTAQPHDPDVKALLRVATLKNIPVATNRASADYLMLALQSSRNGN comes from the coding sequence ATGGAGAAAAAGCAGATTGCTCTGATTGCCCATGATAAATGCAAGGAGGAGATGGTGGAATGGTGCCGGGAGCATTATGATTTGCTTAGCGCGCACTCTCTTTTTGCCACCGGAACCACCGGCAACAAAGTGAGCAAAGAGACTGGATTGGCGGTAACTGCCCTGAAGAGCGGCCCCCTAGGCGGTGATTTACAGATTGGCGCCCGAATTGTGGATGGGGCTATCGACATGCTGGTGTTCTTTTGGGATCCGCTGACCGCTCAGCCACATGACCCCGATGTTAAGGCCCTGCTTCGGGTGGCGACCCTTAAGAATATACCAGTTGCCACCAACCGTGCCAGCGCCGATTACCTCATGCTGGCCTTGCAATCGTCCAGAAACGGCAACTAA
- a CDS encoding DegV family protein gives MTVKILTDSGCDLPAEVLQTYDIEVIPLLVLLDGKEYVDGQDISPDDVYAAMRAGKLPRTGQTTQAIFEEVFTRYAKAGRKCIYIGFSSKMSGTCQTGMLTARAVKERFPDFQIEVIDSGCGSLGQGLVVQKAAEMARAGSDMTTITAAVKHWGRHTEHLFTVDDLEYLFRGGRVSRTSAFIGSLLSIKPILHVKEGLMLPLEKVRGKNKAIRRLLTLMQERCAKVEQTIAISHADDPEAASRLQQLIEETLGYKDFIVNKVGSVLGCHIGIGGVAVFFLNHAAVDQKI, from the coding sequence ATGACAGTGAAGATTCTCACCGACAGCGGTTGCGATTTACCGGCAGAAGTTTTGCAGACTTACGATATCGAAGTGATTCCATTACTTGTGCTTCTCGACGGCAAAGAATACGTGGATGGCCAGGATATCAGTCCTGACGATGTTTATGCAGCGATGCGGGCAGGGAAATTGCCCCGAACCGGGCAGACAACCCAGGCGATTTTTGAGGAAGTGTTTACCCGCTATGCAAAGGCGGGCAGGAAATGCATATACATTGGCTTTTCTTCTAAGATGTCCGGCACTTGTCAGACGGGAATGCTAACCGCAAGGGCAGTGAAGGAGCGCTTTCCTGATTTTCAGATTGAGGTGATTGACAGTGGCTGCGGTTCCCTGGGGCAGGGGCTGGTGGTGCAAAAAGCGGCTGAGATGGCCCGGGCTGGCAGTGATATGACAACGATTACCGCTGCCGTAAAGCACTGGGGGCGTCATACCGAACATCTATTCACAGTGGACGATTTGGAATACCTGTTCCGGGGTGGCCGGGTGAGCCGGACCAGCGCTTTCATCGGCAGTCTGCTGAGTATCAAACCAATTTTACATGTTAAGGAAGGCTTAATGCTACCCTTAGAAAAGGTGCGGGGCAAGAATAAGGCCATCCGCCGTTTACTTACCTTGATGCAGGAACGTTGTGCCAAGGTTGAACAAACCATCGCCATCAGCCATGCCGACGATCCCGAGGCGGCTTCACGACTGCAGCAGCTGATTGAAGAGACTTTGGGCTACAAGGATTTTATCGTGAACAAGGTGGGCAGCGTTCTCGGCTGTCATATTGGCATCGGTGGCGTGGCAGTGTTTTTCCTCAATCATGCGGCAGTTGACCAGAAAATCTAA
- a CDS encoding efflux RND transporter permease subunit — MKLPYLAIKRPVATLTLICLCVVIGVVSLLFTPLDLLPDIQPPVLAVITVFPGSSPQETLNMVTEPVEDRLSVVGGLTKLSSISQESVSLAILQFQWGADMKAAREEVEMNLGLLTLPDGVEQPFVLEFDPTLLPVMELSATGNVSNAELTQWLSQQVRPRLESIPGVATVDFQGQVEEDYFVRLSPAAMKEYGISFDQVTGILGGSLHDLPAGIVELEDRQLRLRFLGHSHEQHALADMIVGFDVDYSALEQQLQGEFNVDLNRALAEALPAERDLEIPTQTIYLRDVIEELDRDELNEIVNIILNPDFLEDYGLTPEDIDDLIDDQLPNEEDEEAENDDENADDDDPEYWVPVPEDIDWEQLLALPVAEVPDFDRWYTRMQQELTRELDQASRELEAALVEMAMAMIVSSQSGQIPGLDDDFPLTPIRLSSIAEIKKDVHATQTISRLNGTPSIGLSVQKEGSANTVAVARQVRAELDRISEEFSVGGTTFSFYYVYDQAADIEDALRDLVQSLLGGAVLAVLVLILFLKDFRTTLFIGAAIPISLLFTFTLLYFAKLTVNIMTMGAMALAAGLLVDNAIVVSENIYRHLQMGKSAAQAALTGTREVAGAILASTLTTVSVFFPVVFVSGLAGELFQEFALTVSFALAASLLVSFTLIPLMASRFLGKSRQMPRLAPPRIYSQALALVLRRPWATLAAVLVFLIVGGVGFTFMGMDLFPAPPEPSFTIDMRLPPGTSLRITNEYLESVENLIGQRPEVDFYDARAGAPQFLGLAVQSGVSNEARMRVVVAEDHVEDIESLIDELRLEVEALNPEAAVTFNRDSLLETAGLESRLELVIQGEDAEIIDHLTDEAMAVLAELDFLSDIQSNRDEVRPEMHVEVNHPLALQKGISIYQVANTLRMAMEGIPVARVEDGDGLYQLMLSYNRDELSSVEDFHTLPIHSAAGGWLELGEVAQFSEAWGPATLPREDRQMVGQISAHYSGIDLGAATDAALEALDSLVLPPGYSIKSAGAFDMMDDAFSELETILIVSAILVYLVMAAQFESFLNPFIIICSIPLALAGSILALLITGNTLSIPALIGAVVLTGILVNDGIIMVDLINQKRLAGSPLLEAVTEGATSRLRPIMMTTITTVLGLFPLALGLGSGSQLQAPMAITIIGGQLVGTLLLLLVIPLLYSLLSRLSKGTWQKPVLVDED; from the coding sequence ATGAAACTACCTTATCTGGCAATCAAACGTCCCGTGGCTACCCTGACCCTGATTTGTCTGTGTGTGGTTATTGGCGTCGTTTCACTCCTTTTTACACCCTTGGATCTACTACCGGATATTCAGCCGCCAGTGTTGGCGGTGATCACGGTCTTTCCCGGCAGTTCACCCCAGGAGACGTTAAATATGGTCACCGAACCGGTGGAGGATCGTCTGTCGGTGGTTGGGGGGCTGACCAAGCTCAGCTCAATATCCCAGGAGAGTGTGTCTCTGGCGATTCTCCAATTTCAATGGGGCGCCGATATGAAGGCGGCCCGGGAAGAGGTGGAGATGAACCTGGGCTTGTTGACTTTGCCCGATGGGGTGGAACAGCCATTTGTCCTTGAATTTGACCCGACTCTACTGCCTGTGATGGAGCTTTCTGCCACCGGTAATGTCAGCAATGCCGAGCTTACCCAATGGTTGAGCCAGCAGGTGCGACCGCGCCTGGAAAGCATACCAGGAGTGGCGACCGTGGATTTCCAGGGGCAGGTGGAGGAGGATTATTTTGTGCGGCTGTCCCCAGCTGCCATGAAGGAATACGGGATTTCCTTTGACCAGGTAACTGGCATACTTGGCGGCAGCCTCCATGACTTGCCTGCGGGGATTGTTGAGCTGGAAGACCGGCAATTGCGGCTGCGGTTTTTGGGCCATTCCCACGAGCAACATGCCCTGGCAGACATGATTGTCGGCTTCGATGTCGATTATTCCGCCCTGGAGCAACAGTTGCAGGGAGAGTTCAACGTGGACTTGAACCGGGCTCTGGCAGAGGCCTTGCCCGCCGAGCGAGATTTGGAGATTCCAACACAGACAATTTATCTCCGGGATGTAATTGAAGAGTTGGACCGGGATGAATTGAACGAGATTGTGAACATAATTCTCAACCCTGATTTTCTTGAGGACTACGGCCTCACTCCGGAAGATATCGATGACCTGATTGACGATCAGCTTCCCAACGAAGAAGACGAGGAAGCTGAAAACGATGATGAGAACGCCGATGATGATGACCCGGAATACTGGGTGCCTGTGCCGGAAGACATCGACTGGGAGCAGCTATTGGCTTTGCCGGTGGCGGAAGTACCGGATTTCGACCGCTGGTATACCCGGATGCAGCAGGAGCTGACACGGGAACTTGATCAGGCCTCCCGGGAGTTGGAAGCTGCCCTGGTGGAGATGGCGATGGCAATGATAGTCTCCTCCCAAAGCGGCCAGATTCCCGGCCTCGACGACGATTTCCCCTTGACGCCAATCCGGCTCAGCAGCATCGCCGAAATCAAAAAGGATGTCCATGCCACCCAGACAATATCCCGGCTTAACGGCACTCCCAGCATCGGGCTCAGCGTGCAAAAAGAGGGGTCTGCCAACACGGTCGCTGTCGCCCGTCAGGTGCGGGCAGAACTGGATCGGATATCCGAGGAGTTCTCGGTGGGCGGCACTACTTTCAGTTTCTATTATGTATACGACCAGGCCGCGGATATTGAGGACGCGCTCCGGGACCTGGTTCAATCGCTCTTGGGAGGAGCTGTGTTGGCCGTTCTTGTCCTCATACTCTTCCTCAAGGATTTTCGAACCACGCTCTTCATCGGCGCCGCCATCCCGATTTCGCTGCTGTTTACTTTCACACTGCTTTATTTTGCCAAGCTGACAGTTAATATCATGACCATGGGCGCCATGGCCCTGGCGGCAGGACTTTTGGTGGACAACGCGATTGTCGTCAGCGAGAATATCTATCGCCATTTACAGATGGGCAAATCTGCTGCCCAGGCCGCCCTCACCGGAACCCGGGAGGTGGCAGGGGCAATCCTTGCCTCCACCCTGACCACTGTGAGTGTGTTTTTCCCGGTGGTGTTTGTCAGCGGTTTGGCCGGTGAGTTATTCCAGGAATTTGCCTTGACCGTCAGCTTTGCCCTAGCCGCCTCACTATTGGTTTCGTTTACGTTAATTCCCCTGATGGCCTCGAGATTTTTGGGCAAGAGCAGGCAAATGCCCCGCTTGGCGCCGCCCCGGATATATAGTCAGGCCCTTGCGCTGGTGCTAAGGCGGCCCTGGGCGACATTAGCAGCGGTCTTGGTGTTTCTAATTGTCGGCGGTGTTGGGTTTACTTTTATGGGTATGGATTTGTTTCCCGCTCCTCCGGAACCGTCCTTCACCATCGACATGCGTTTGCCACCAGGAACTAGTCTACGCATCACCAATGAATACCTGGAGTCGGTAGAAAATTTGATTGGCCAGCGGCCGGAGGTTGATTTTTACGATGCCCGAGCCGGCGCCCCCCAGTTTTTGGGGCTTGCCGTGCAAAGCGGTGTTTCCAACGAGGCGCGGATGCGGGTAGTGGTTGCTGAAGATCATGTGGAGGATATCGAAAGTCTGATTGATGAATTACGCCTCGAGGTGGAGGCGCTGAACCCGGAAGCAGCGGTGACCTTCAATCGTGACTCGTTGCTGGAAACAGCCGGGTTGGAATCCCGGCTGGAGCTGGTAATCCAGGGCGAAGACGCGGAAATAATCGACCACCTGACCGATGAGGCGATGGCAGTGCTGGCGGAACTGGACTTCCTGTCAGATATCCAGTCTAACCGGGATGAAGTGCGTCCGGAGATGCATGTCGAAGTTAATCATCCCCTGGCCCTGCAAAAGGGTATCAGCATCTACCAGGTTGCCAACACGCTGCGCATGGCCATGGAAGGGATCCCCGTGGCCCGGGTTGAAGATGGAGACGGTCTCTATCAATTGATGTTGAGCTATAACCGGGATGAGCTTAGTTCCGTTGAGGACTTTCACACCCTTCCCATTCATAGCGCCGCCGGCGGGTGGCTTGAATTGGGCGAGGTTGCCCAGTTCTCCGAGGCATGGGGTCCCGCTACTTTACCCCGGGAGGACCGGCAGATGGTGGGTCAGATTTCTGCTCACTACTCCGGTATTGACCTGGGCGCTGCCACTGATGCGGCCCTGGAGGCCCTGGATTCCCTCGTGCTGCCGCCTGGATACAGCATTAAGTCCGCCGGTGCTTTTGATATGATGGATGATGCCTTTTCCGAGCTGGAGACGATTTTAATTGTTTCCGCGATTCTTGTATACCTGGTGATGGCAGCTCAATTTGAGTCTTTCCTCAATCCATTTATCATTATCTGCAGCATTCCCCTGGCTCTGGCCGGATCAATTCTGGCGCTATTGATTACCGGCAACACCCTCAGCATCCCTGCCCTGATTGGCGCCGTGGTTCTGACCGGCATCTTGGTCAATGACGGGATTATTATGGTGGATCTGATAAACCAGAAGCGGTTGGCCGGCAGCCCCTTGCTCGAAGCTGTGACCGAAGGCGCCACTTCCCGGCTGCGTCCAATCATGATGACCACCATAACCACTGTGCTGGGCCTGTTTCCCCTGGCATTGGGGCTGGGTTCCGGCAGCCAGCTGCAGGCGCCAATGGCGATTACAATTATTGGCGGCCAGCTGGTGGGAACATTGCTTTTGCTTTTGGTCATTCCGCTTCTTTATTCTCTGCTCAGCCGGTTGAGTAAAGGGACATGGCAGAAACCGGTTTTAGTGGATGAAGACTAG
- a CDS encoding protease complex subunit PrcB family protein: MRQTSVILLLLLLTGCALWPFSDNADDNLLPEQGFTRMEAEELPEPVREQLENIRTMFVGMDVFYEDRRYILVSYGEQPSGGYNAEITDVTVGDSAVTITVHFTEPEPGSQVTDQITWPRDSGWISERMLPVQFAATGIDTHVPHLIGIDNLPPIVAESRWVKLFEPAPVTTIGNEFTVSGVANVFEGSLLWRLLTVDGNVLVEGMDIAGMGDWYPFEFTVEVPETEVTELALEVFTESAKDGSVENLVTVPLTSAQD; the protein is encoded by the coding sequence ATGCGACAAACCTCAGTTATACTTTTGCTCCTACTATTGACCGGGTGCGCCCTCTGGCCGTTCTCCGACAACGCAGACGATAATCTGCTTCCGGAGCAGGGCTTTACCCGGATGGAGGCCGAGGAGTTGCCGGAACCGGTCCGGGAGCAGCTGGAAAATATCCGCACAATGTTCGTTGGTATGGACGTATTCTATGAAGACCGCCGTTATATCCTTGTCAGTTACGGCGAACAGCCCAGTGGTGGCTATAACGCGGAGATAACTGATGTCACAGTGGGGGACAGCGCTGTAACAATTACGGTGCATTTCACCGAACCGGAGCCTGGATCCCAGGTGACAGACCAGATAACCTGGCCTCGGGACAGCGGCTGGATCAGCGAGCGCATGCTGCCGGTGCAGTTTGCGGCAACCGGCATTGATACCCATGTGCCCCATCTGATTGGCATAGACAACTTACCGCCAATTGTCGCCGAGTCTCGGTGGGTCAAACTCTTTGAACCGGCGCCGGTAACCACTATCGGCAATGAATTCACTGTTTCCGGCGTAGCCAATGTCTTTGAAGGCAGCTTGCTCTGGCGCCTGCTGACAGTTGACGGGAACGTCCTGGTAGAAGGAATGGACATCGCAGGCATGGGCGATTGGTATCCCTTTGAGTTTACTGTAGAAGTGCCGGAAACTGAGGTAACGGAACTGGCACTGGAAGTGTTCACTGAGAGCGCCAAGGACGGCAGTGTGGAGAACCTGGTTACAGTTCCCCTGACCTCAGCCCAAGATTAA
- a CDS encoding DUF3006 domain-containing protein, whose translation MKLYTVDSITQGLARLLLREAEQVQHVVPVADLPKGTGEGDIIEAEIVDGQIVRALSKPDETLAQKQKIQAKLDKLKRKGKDRAD comes from the coding sequence ATGAAACTATATACTGTAGACTCCATAACCCAGGGCCTGGCCCGGCTGCTGCTGCGGGAAGCTGAGCAAGTTCAGCACGTGGTGCCTGTAGCTGATTTGCCAAAAGGCACTGGAGAGGGAGATATAATTGAAGCGGAGATTGTGGACGGCCAAATAGTGCGGGCACTCTCAAAGCCTGACGAGACTTTGGCCCAGAAGCAAAAGATTCAGGCCAAGCTGGATAAATTAAAACGTAAAGGAAAAGACCGCGCTGATTGA